The nucleotide sequence CCTTTGAAGCGCTGCGAGGAATGTACAACGTGGCGGGCGAAGCCGCCGACGCCAAGGTAGCAGAGCTGGAAAAGGCGACAGTGACGCGCATCCGGCGACAGGGCCAGGCCGTTGCGCTGTTTGTGGCGGTGGTGTTTGTGCTGGCCGCTGCGCTGGCGCTGATGGGCCCACGCATGATGTCGCGGGCGATCGAGCAGGTGAGCGGGCGTATTCGCGAAATCACCGAGGGCGACGGCGACCTGACAGCGCGGATCGACAGCCGCCGACGTGACGAAATCGGCGAGCTCGCGCAGCAGTTTAACCGTTTTATCTCGCGCATCGACGTCACGTTGCAGTCGGTCCGTGACAGCGCGCGCAGTGTGCATCGCGCAGCCGATGAGATCGCCCAAAGCAGCCAGGAGCTGTCGTCGCGTACCGAACAGACGGCGGCCAATCTGCAGGAGACTTCCGCCTCGATGGAAGAAATTACCGCCACCGTGGGGAATTCATCCGATGTGGCACAGCAGGCAGACGAGCTGGCCAAGTCGGCGGTGAATGTGGCGCATGAAGGCCACGGCGCAATGCGCGAGGTGGAGCGGACCATGCAACGTATCAATGAATCCGCTGCCCGCATCAATGACATCGTGTCGCTGATTGATGGCATCGCGTTCCAGACCAATATCCTGGCGTTGAACGCGTCTGTGGAGGCCGCACGTGCCGGGGAGCATGGGCGCGGGTTTGCTGTGGTGGCGCAGGAAGTACGCAGCCTTGCCAGCCGCTGTGGCGAGGCCTCGCGGGATATCCGCTCACTGGTGGAAGAATCTGTCGGCAATACCCGGCAGGGCGCGGACGGTGTCCGCAAGGCTGGAGATACCATGACAGACGTGGTTGCCGGCATCGAGCAGGTGACGCGCATGATCGGTGAGATCAGCAGTGGTGCTCAGGAACAGAGCCGTGGCATCGGGCAGGTCAACACCGCTGTGGCCGAACTGGACAGCATGACCCAGCACAATGCCGCGATGGTGGAGCAGGCCAGTGCGGCGGCCGACGAGATGCGCGTCCAGGCGGACCAGCTCCAGGCGTTGATCGGCAGTTTCCGGCTCAGTGCAGATGGGGAGCGGGGGCAGGCGCGCGAGGCGGAGCGGGCACCAATGGTCGCCCGGCGGCTGGCCTGATCATCGATAGATAAGGGCTATTGATGTGACAAAGGCAACATCCTTCCTGTCCGTGCGAAATCTGGCATCCTGTAGACAAGAATGATTCCCACTACGGGCGGTTTGGCAGTTCAGGAGAGTCCCATGATCAAGACAGCGACGTTCGGTGCCATGCACATCATTGTTGCTTTCATCGTCGTCGGGATAATGACCGGCGACTGGATGGTGGGCGGCGCAGTGGCCCTGGTCGAGCCGATGGTCAACACGGTGGCCTACCACTTTCACGAGAAGGTCTGGGTGCGGCTTCGCAGGCCCCGCGCGGATGACGGCAACGGCCCACTGTTGACCGTATAGACCTTTGCGGGGCGGTCGCCCCGCAAAGCCTTACAGCAGGTCCAACTCCAGCACTTCTCCCGCCTCAACGACGATTTCCTGGCGTGCATCAAATCGCAGAGAGTCCTGCCTCATCGGCTCGTCCGCCATGCCCTGGCAGGTGACGCCCAGCGTGTAGCTGCCCGCCGGGATAAAGCCGAATTCAAAGCTGTATTCGCTGCTGCCAGTGTCCTTGATGACCTGCGCGGTGGCATAGGGGTTGCGGCTGCCAATGGGCGTCCCTGCGCGATTGGTATAGATATCGCCCATGTTGACGCCGGCACCCCGGTACAGATAGACGTTGTTGCCCAGGCTGCGGCCCTCATCGGCGGCGTTGTCGCTGGTGCAGTAGTCGGCCGTGACCAGTGCCTCCGCGACGGTGCCGCTTATCGTGCCGCTGTCTTCATTGCGGGCCAGTCGCAGGGTGGGGCGCAGCAGATAGTAGCTGCTTTCCGGTTTCAGCAGGGCTTTGCGCAGGTCCAGTTCCAGGGTGAAGCGGGCATCTTCGTCATCGGGGATGCGGAACGACTGGTTCAGCTGCAGGTAGCGCGTTTCGGTACCGCTGACGGCATCCTCCTCCAGTTGCAGCGGGAATTCCTGTCCGTTTTCACGTTCGCGCACCAGCGAATCGTCGTTGCGCTCGGAAATATACAGCCGTATCCAGTCGTAAGTGCCATCACGCACCTCTTCCAGCGGCAGGAGCTGTCTGGCGTTGGTGCCCTGGAAATCGAGCAGGTTGTCGATCACCACCGGCGGGTCGATGGGCAGGTTCACGGAGCCGTTCTCGTAGCCCAGGGTGATGCGGTTGATAGTCAGTTTGACCAGGTCAACCCGCTCCGCCGGGCCGTCGATCAGTGCGAAGCTCGCGCGGCCATCGTCACTGCGGTTGCCGAATTCGCAACCCTCATTGGTAAAGGCGGCAAACAGCGCCACCATCGCGACCGGAAGAAAATGTGCCGACATAACCTCGCCTCCCTAGCTGGTATGCGGGCCAGACGCCCGCTGCCCGGTCCGTTCTGGTACGGATGGGATAGACTCTCTGTTTACGCTGGGGGCCGGGTTGGTTAAGCTTTGACCTCCCGATTTCACAGTGACAGCAAGCAGACTCCATGGACGACAAGGCTCATCAGGACCTCGACGCAATCCGAGAAGTAGTGAATCAGGTGCTGGATACTTACCAGGGCCAGGACCGCAACATACAGCGCTCCCAGGCGCGGGCGGAGATTCTGATTCACTCCATGGGCGTGTTTGCCCAGCGTGGTTTGCATCGTACCACGGTACAGCATCTGCTTGATGCCGCCGATATTTCCCGGCGTACCTTCTATAAATATTTCAATAACAAGGTGGATGTACTGGAAAGCATCTACCGCATTTTCGTCGAGAACATGATCCTGCGCTTTCGCGAGCAGGTTCAGCAATCGGCGACGGTGAAGGACATTATCAGTAATACCACCAACATCTATTTTGATTATCACGTGTCCATGGGGCCGGTGATCCGCCTGATGATGGAGGAAGCCCGCCGGACCGGTTCGCCGCTGGCGCCGTACCGTGAGAACGGCCAGACGCTGGCGGTGGAGATTCTCAGTCATGAAATCGAACGCCTGATCGGACGCCGTTTCGATCCGCTGGTGCTGCGCACCATGCTCTGGAACCTCGAGAACTATTCTCTCTATCTTTTCAGCCGTGGCAACGACCAGGTCAGTGATGGCGAATTGCTACGTTGCAAACGCGTCATGACTGGCATTGCCGAAGCTGTAGTACTGGGCGAGGTCGACGACGACCTGCTGGCCCCGCCCCGGTAACACCCCGCCTACTCGGGCCGCCTGAACTTGAGCGTCATGCGGTCACTTTCCCCGATGGCCAGATAGTGCGCCCGGTCGGTGTCGCCCAGACGCAACGAGGGCGGCAGGGTCCAGACGCCGGCCGGATGCGTCGCCGTGTCACGCGGGTTGGCATTCAGCTCGCTGCGTTCGACCAGCTGGAAGCCTGCCTGTTCCGCCAGCGCGATCACATAGGCTTCGGTCATATAGCCAGAGGCGATCTGCTCTTCAAAAGAGCGCCCGGCCGGGGCGCGATGTTCCACCACCCCCAGCAGGCCGCCCGGCTTGAGTGCCTGGTAGAAGGCCGCAAAGGCCGCCTCTGCCTGGCCGGCTTTGGCCCAGTTGTGCACGTTGCGGAAGGTCAGTACACGGTCCGCGCTACCGGCGGGGGCAATCACGGTGCTTGCCGGTGGTGCCAGCTCGGTGACAATCACCTGATCATACAGCGACGGGTTGGCCGCCAGCTTTTCACGGTAGGTGGCCAGTGAGCGCCGGAAATAGGGCACGTCGCTGTCGGCGCTGAAATGCGCGGCGTAATAACGGCCACTGTCGCGCAGCAGCGGGGCGAGGATTTCGCTGTACCAGCCACCGCCCGGCCAGATCTCCACCACGGTCATGTCTGGCTGCACGTCGAAGAAGCGCAGTGTATCGGCGGGTCGGCGCGCTGCATCGCGGGCGACAAAGTCGGCGCTGCGATGCGGATTGGCGACGGCGGTCTCCACGGCGTCGAGGGCGGTCGGTGTGCTCTGGCAGGCGGCGAGTGTGATCAGGCCGGCCAGCAGCAGGCCGTGGTGCAGCATTGATGTCATGATGTTATCCCTTGTTGGCAGGCGCACGCAGGCCGTTGATCAGCACACGGAGATAATCGCTGGCCTGTTCTTCGAGATCGCCGCTCCCGGTCAGTGCCCAGGTGTAGGCGGTACCAATGATCAGATTCATCATCATCTGAATGGTTTCACGCGTGTTCAGTGCAGTGAAGTAACCGTCCTTGCGCAACTCACTGAAGAAGGCTTCCGCCAGCGGCAGGTTCTGTTCAATCAGGGTCAGGTGCTGGCGCTGGATGTCACCGGCGAAATCGCCGGCTTCCTGCACCAGTACGCGGGTAAAGGCCCGGTTGCTGGCAATAAAGGCGGCGATGGCGCGGCAGGCGCGCTCCATGCGGGCCAGCGGGGGCGCATCGCTGATCAGGTGGCGCAGCGCAATATCGCGGATCTGGTTGAGGTTTTCCTCGACGATCACCAGCAGTAACTGCTCTTTGGACTGGAAGAACTTGTAGATGGTGGCCTTGCCGACCCCGGCGGTCTCGGCAATGGTTTTCACCTCGGCGGTGCGAAAGCCTTCGCGGGCAAACACTTCGCGGGCGGCGGCGAGGATGCGGTCGCGGCGCTGGTCGGTGGGATCGGTCATGGGCACGGCCCTGCTATATCGGGTGTGCCCGAGTATAGCAGAGCGTGCCGGAGGGGCCTGGGGTTACAGGTATTTGATCTTTTCGAGCTGTTCTTCCAGGCGCGCCAAGCTGGAACGGAATTCGTCCAGTTTGGCCTGCTCGCGGGCGACCACATCCGCCGGGGCCTTGTCGGCAAAGCCGGGGTTCTTGAGTTTCTGGTCACAGCGGCTGACTTCCTTGCGCAGCTTGTCGATCTCGCGGCTCAGGCGCTCGATCTCGGCGTCCTTGTCGATCAGGCCAGCCATCGGCACCAGGATTTCCATGCGGCCAACAAGCTGCGTGGCGGACGGTGGTGCGGATTCGTCGGCGCCGAGCAGGGTAATGGACGACAGCCGGGCCAGCTTGCTCAGGAAGGCCCGGTTTTCTTCCAGGCGGCGGCGGTCTTCGTCGTCACCGTTGTGCAGGAACACGTCCAGTTCCTTGCCCGGCGCAATGCGCATCTCGCCGCGAATGTTGCGCACGGCGGTGATCACGTCCTTGATCCACTGGATATCCTGCTCTGCCTGGGCGTCAAGTTTGGCGGTGTTGGCGGCGGGGTAGGGTTGCAGCATGATGCTGTCCCCCTGCACGCCAGCCAGCGGCGCGACACGCTGCCAGATTTCCTCGGTGATGAAGGGCATGAACGGATGCGCCATGCGCAGCAGCGCTTCCAGCACGCGCACCAGTGTGCGCCGGGTGCCGCGCTTGCGCGCTTCGCTGTACTGGTCGCCGTACAGCACCGGTTTGGACAGTTCCAGATACCAGTCGCAGTATTCGTTCCAGATAAACTCGTATGCTGCGTAGGACGCCTGGTCGAAGCGGAAGCTGTCGAGTGCTTCGCTCACTTCCTGTTCGGCACGTTGCAGTGCGGAGATGATCCAGCGGTCGGACAGGCTCAGTTCGACCTCGCCACCGTCGAGGCCGCAGTCCTGTCCCTCGGTGTTCATCAGCACATAACGGGCGGCGTTCCAGATCTTGTTGCAGAAATTGCGGAAGCCCTCGATGCGGCCCATGTCCCACTTGATGTCGCGGCCAGTGGCGGCCAGTGACAGGAAGGTGAAACGCAGCGCGTCGGTGCCATAGGCGGCGATGCCGTCCGGGAATTCCTTGCGTGTCTGTTTGTCGATGCGCGCGGCCATCTGTGGCTGCATCAGGCCGCTGGTGCGCTTGGCCACCAGGTCATCCAGGCTGATGCCGTCGATCAGGTCGAGCGGGTCGAGCACGTTGCCCTTCGACTTTGACATCTTGTTGCCTTCGGCATCACGCACCAGGCCGTGGACATACACCGTTTTGAACGGCACTTCGCCGGTGAATTTCAGTGTCATCATGATCATCCGGGCGACCCAGAAGAAAATGATGTCGAAGCCGGTCACCAGCACGCTGCTCGGGTGGAAGGTGTTCAGTTCCGGCGTGTCATCCGGCCAGCCGAGGGTGGAGAAGGTCCACAGTGCGGAGCTGAACCAGGTATCGAGGACATCGTCGTCCTGGCGCAGTGGTGCGTCGCCCAGGCCGTGCTTTGCGCGCACTTCTGCTTCACTGCGGCCGACGTAGACCTGGCCGGCCTCGTCATACCAGGCCGGGATGCGATGGCCCCACCACAGCTGGCGGGAAATGCACCAGTCCTGCAGGTCGCGCATCCAGGAGAAATACATGTTCTCGTACTGTTTTGGCACGAACTGGATGCTGCCGTTTTCCACCGCGTCGATGGCCGGCTTCGCCAGTGTTTCCACCGCCACGAACCACTGGTCGGTGAGGTACGGTTCAATCACCACGCCGGAACGGTCGCCGCGCGGCACCATCAGCTTGTGGTCGACGACTTTTTCCAGCAGGCCGAGGGCATCCAGGTCGCTGACGATCTGTTTGCGCGCCACGTAACGGTCCATGCCGCGGTAGGCCTCGGGCACCTCGTCGTTCATGGCGGCGTCGATGGTGAACAGGTTGATCATCGGCAGGTTGTGGCGCTTGCCGACGTCGTAGTCATTGAAGTCGTGCGCGGGCGTGATCTTGACGCAGCCGGAGCCGAAGTCGGGGTCGACATAGTCATCGCCGATAATCGGGATCTCGCGGTCCGCCAGCGGCAGGCGGATCATCTTGCCGATCATGTCGCGGTAGCGCGGGTCTTCCGGGTGTACCGCCACGGCGGTATCGCCGAGCATGGTTTCCGGGCGCGTGGTGGCGACCACAAGATGCCCGGAGCCGTCGGCCAGCGGGTAGCGGAAGTGCCACATGTGGCCCTGTTCTTCCTGGCTTTCCACTTCCAGATCGGAAATCGCGGTGTGCAGTGTCGGGTCCCAGTTGACCAGGCGCTTGCCGCGATAGATCAGGCCTTCTTCATGCAGACGGACAAAGGCTTCCTGCACGGCGCGGGAAAGCTGCTCGTCCATCGTGAAGCGCTCGCGTGACCAGTCCAGCGAGGAGCCCAGGCGACGCATCTGGCCTGTGATAGTGCCGCCGGATTCGGCTTTCCATTCCCAGATTTTTTCGATGAAGGCATCGCGGCCGAGATCGTGGCGGGTCTTGCCTTCGGCGGCCAGGCGGCGCTCCACCACCATCTGCGTGGCGATGCCGGCGTGGTCGGTGCCGGGTTGCCAGAGGGTGTTGCGGCCCTGCATCCGGCGGTAGCGGATCAGCGTGTCCATCACCGCGTTGTTGAAACCATGGCCCATGTGCAGCGAGCCGGTTACGTTTGGGGGCGGCACCATGATGCTGTAGGGCTCGCCCTCGCCTTGCGGGGCGAAATAGCCGGCTTGTTCCCAGCGCTGGTACCAGCGCTGTTCGATGGCGTCAGGTTGGTAGGTCTTGTCCATGGTCAGGAATATCGCCCGGGCTGAGAAGAAGGAGGAAAGCGGGCGATTATACAGGGTTATGCGGTTGGCTTCAGGGCCGATGTTCAGTCATCTTCGCCGCGCAGTTCCCGCAGCAGCCGTTCGCGCAGCTCGCGCTCTATGCGCGGCAGCCAGGCCGCCAGCGTTTCGTCCACCAGGGCGCGCATGGCGCGGTCGTCCAGGTTGGGGGTGTCGCTGATGGCCAGCGGCGGTGGCACCGGAGCAGGCGTCGGTTGCAGGGCGGCGGGCATCTGCTGGCGTTCTCGCGCCAGCCGCTCGATGGCGGCACGGGGCAGGAACGGGTTTTCACGCTCTGCCAGCGCTTGCTGCAGCGGATGGGTGTCGGGAGTGGCGGGGCTGCTGTCCAGCAACGGAATCTGGGTATGGCTGTCGCCTTCCGGTTCCAGCAGGGGAATGTCGAGCAGGTCGGCGTCGTCCTCGCCAAGCAGGCTGCGGATGTCGTCCAGCTCGTTGAGCAGGCCGTGGCGGCTGGCGTGCAGAGCGCCATTCGGGTGCTTGGAATCCTGGCTCATGGTGCGTGCCCTCAATGTCCCCAGTCAGTTCAGGCTATGCGGGCATTTTTTGTCAGGAAGATGTCACCGTGCAAGTACGCTGATCACAGACGGTGATCCTGTACCGGATAACCGCGGTCGCGATAGAACTTCCAGCGTGCGCGGCCACTGGCACGTTGGTTCTCTTCGCCGCAGATCATCTCGGCCACGCGGGTAAAGCGGCTGTAGAAGTCGGGTACGGTCTGCGCCAGGTTGATCAGCACGTCATGGTGCTCGCCGGGGTCATCACCGAAGCCCAGTACCACCGGGCTGCCGGCCGCAGCGTCGTCGGAGAGCAGGGCGTGCGGCAGAAAGGCGCCGGCCGGCTGTTCCCAGAACAGCGCGTCCAGCGCCTGCGCCTCCTGTTCGGAGGCGGTGTGGATATAGACCCGGCGCTGCTGGCGCCAGGCCTTTTCGGCAATGCGCCAGGCGAGGCTGGCGCGGATGCCGGGGGTGTTGCTGATATAGAACAGGACTTCGGTCATGCCTGCTTGCCGGCCAGGTTGATCAGGTAACGGCTGAGCATCGGCACCGGGCGGCCGGTGGCGCCTTTCTGCTTGCCGCCACTGATCCAGGCGGTGCCGGCGATATCCAGGTGCGCCCAGCTCACCTCTTTGGTGTAGCGCGACAGGAAGCAGGCGGCGGTGATGGAGCCGCCTTTCGGGCCGCCGATGTTGGCCATGTCGGCGAACGGGCTGTCGAGCTGCTCCTGATAGTCATCCCACAGCGGCATCGGCCAGCCCCGGTCGCCACATTCGTCACCGGCTTCCAGCAGCGCCTGGGCCAGCTCGGCGTCGTTGGCATAGACCGCCTGGGCATGGCTGCCGAGGGCGATCACGCAGGCGCCGGTGAGCGTGGCGATATCGACCACTGTGTGCGGCTTGTACTTCTGCTGCACATAGGTGAGGGCATCACACAGCACCAGCCGGCCTTCGGCGTCGGTGTTGAGGATTTCCACGGTCTGCTTCGACAGCGTGGTGACGATATCGCCGGGGCGAGAGGCGCGGCCATCAGGCATGTTCTCGGCAGCGGCGATCACGGCCACCAGATGAATCGGCAGGCCCAGCTCGCAGACGGTCTTCACGGTGCCGAACACGCTGGCGGCGCCGCCCATGTCGTATTTCATTTCATCCATGTTGGCACCGGGCTTGAGCGAGATGCCGCCGGTGTCGAAGGTGATGCCCTTGCCCACCAGTGCCACCGGGTCGCCCTTGGCGCCGTGGTATTCCATCACGATGATCTGGCCGTCGCGCTCGCTGCCACGGGCCACGGCACAGAAGGCGCCCATGCCCATCTTCTCGGCCTGCTGCTCGGAGATCACTTTCACCTTCAGGGCCGGGTACTGGCTGGCCAGTTCTTTGGCGACGCCGGTCAGGTAGGTGGGGTAGCAGTCATTCGGCGGGCGGTTGCCGAGGTCCTTCGCCAGCGCCATGCCGGCGGCAATGGCCAGGCCTTCATTGAGTGCCTTTTTCGCGGCGGCCGGGGTCGCGGTGCTCAGCAGCGTCCAATGTCTGAGGCGGCTGGCCGGCGGTTTCTCGCTGCGGTATTCGTCGAAGCGGTAGAGATTGTCGGCCAGCGCGCGGGCGCCTTCGCGAACCAGCCACGGCGCGTCCTGGCCCTTGACGGCCAGATTGTCCAGCAACAGGGCCGCGCTGGTGGCACCCGTGGCGCCCACACTGCGGGCCACGGTGGCAGCAAGTTGTAAGAAAGCTTGTACGTTCAACTCGCCCTCAACGCCGGTGCCGACCAGCAGCAGACGTTTGGCGGACATCGCCGGCGGGCGTTGCAGCAGCAGCGTCTGGTGCTTTTTACCGCTGAAATCACCGTCTTTGACGTATTCATTGATCAATGCACGGGTGGCGTCCGGCAGCGTGACCGGCAGGTCCTTGGCGCCCTTGCCCAAGGCCACGACCAGACAGTCCACCTTGAGTTTGGCTGCGGCCTTGCCGCTGACTGCGTACTCCATCTCATCTCCTGGGTTACAATGCGCCGGCATCGCTCTCAAACGAACTCAACCCGGCAGGATACGGTTTGATTCTCTACCGCTATATCAACAGGCAGCTTTTCATGACCACGGTGGTCGTCACCTTTGTGCTGGTGATGGTGCTGGTCAGCGGCCGCTTTATCAAGTACCTGGCAGAAGCCGCCGTGGGCGACATCGCTGCCGATGCGCTGTTCATGATCATGGCGTTCCGGATGCCGGAATTCCTGCAGATGATCCTGCCGCTGAGCCTGTATATCGCCGTGCTGCTGGTGCTGGGCCGCATGTACGTGGACAACGAGATGGTGGTGCTCAAGGCCTGCGGTATCAGCGAAGGGTCGTTGATGCGCGCCATGGCGCTGCCGGTGCTGGTGACCACGGCAGTGATCGCGCTGTTCTCGCTGTACGTGACCCCCAAGGGCGATGCCGAGGTGGCGCGCCTGTTCGAGGAACAGAAAGGGCGCTCGGTACTGGAGTTGCTGACGCCGGGCCGTTTTCACGTGCGCGGCAGTGACGATGGCTATCGTGCCACCTATGCGGAATCGCTCAACCGCAAGGACGAGGCACTGGAGGGCGTGTTTCTGTCCGAGTTTCGCCTGGCCGCCAGCGAAGAAGAAACCACGGAGCTGGTCACGGTCTGGGCGCAGCGCGGCAAGGTGACCGAAGCCTATGGCATGAGCTATCTGGAGCTGGTGGACGGCTACCAGTACCAGGGGCGGCCGGGCGATGCGGATTTCCGCAAGGTGCATTTTGAGCGGGCGCTGATTCGTATCGGTCGCGAACAAGGCACGGTGCGTGCGCCGAAAACGCGAAGCTGGGATACCACCGAACTGATGGCGAGCCCGAGCAATGAAGCCCGCGCGGAATTGCAGTGGCGCCTGTCGCTGATCGGCATCGTGCCGGTCATGGCGCTGGCGGCGATCCCGCTGGCCCGGGTGAACCCGCGCCAGGGACGTTTCGGCAAGCTGATCCCGGCGGTGCTGATTTACATGTTCTATATGGGGCTGCTGCTGGTGATGCGCAGTGCCATCAGCGATGCGCCGGCGGACGAGGTGCCGCCGTACCTGTCGATGATCTGGATTCATGTGCTGGCCATGCTGCTGGTGCTGGGCCTGTATCTGGTGCCGGCCTGGTGGGCGCGCCGCCGCTATACGCGGGGGATGTCGGCATGAGGTTGCTGAACGGGTATCTCTGGCGGGCGGTGCTGATTGCGTCGCTGGGGGTGATCGGCGTGCTGGTGGCGCTGGACTGTCTGTTCAGTTTCATTGCCGAGCTGGAAGGGCTGCGTGGCAATTATCAGGCCGCGCAGGCGCTGCAGTTCGTGTTCACGACCATTCCCCGGCGGTTTTCCGATTTCCTGCCGATGGCGATTCTGCTGGGTACGCTGATCGGGCTCGGGGTGCTGGCAAACAGCGGCGAACTGACGGTGATCCGGGCGGCCGGTGTGTCGGTGGGGCGGGTCAGCTGGATGGTGCTGCGTCCGGCGCTGGTACTGCTGCTGGTGGGCATGTCGGTAGGCGAATTTGTGTCCCCGTACACCGAGCAGATTGCACAGAGCAATCGCGCCATTGCCGAAGGCGGTGGCGAAGCGTTGAGTTCGCGCTACGGTTACTGGCACCGGGAAGGCGACGAGTTCATTCATATCAACGCCGTGCAGCCCAACGGCGTGCTCTATGGCGTGACCCGCTATCGTTTCCGTGCCGACCGCACGCTGGAAGAAGCACAGTTTATCCAGCGGGCCATTTATCAGGGTGGCCACTGGTTTATGGAAGGCGTACGCGGCAGCCAGCTGCTGGAAGACAAAGTGGTGCCCTACACGCAGGAGAATGGCGTCTGGGAAACCAGCCTGACACCGGAGTTGCTGTCGGTGGTGGTGCTCGATCCGGAACGGCTGGCGCTGACCAAGCTGGTGGAATATTCCCGCTACCTCAAACAGCAGGGGCTGGAGGCGTCCGAATACCAGCTTTCTTTCTGGCAGAAGGTGTTGCAACCGCTGGCCACGCTGGGCATGGTGCTGATCGCGATTTCCTTTATTTTCGGGCCGCTGCGTGAAGTGACCATGGGGCTGCGGCTCACTGCCGGGATCGTGGCCGGTTTGCTTTTCTACTATGGACAGCAGTTCTTCGGCCACCTGAGCCTGGTGTTCAACACCTCGCCGGTGATGGCGGCGGCGTTGCCACCGCTGTTGTGTCTGGGGCTGGGTATCTGGCTGCTCAGGCGCGTGCGCTGAGGCCTACTTCTTCTTTTTCTTTTCCTTCTTCGGCAGCGTCACCACGACGGTGCCGGAGAGGCGATCATGCAGGGTCTGCCGCTGCGGCGGCACCAGCGCCAGCAGGTAGCCGGTGCCAAGCAGCAGCCAGGACAGCAGGCCGGCGGCGAAGCGTTTGACTGTATCCTTCAATGTCAGCGGTGCGCCATCGGCGCGGCGTACCTGGATGCGCCAGGTATTCATGCCGAGCGTCTGGCCGCCATGCAGCCAGAACCAGGCATAAAACCCCCAGATTTCCAGCAGCAACAGTGGCAGCAGCACGCCCTGGGCAAACCAGACCGGCGGCTTCACCACGCCATTGATATCCGTGACCGGCAGGCCGGAATGGGTGTA is from Isoalcanivorax pacificus W11-5 and encodes:
- a CDS encoding leucyl aminopeptidase — protein: MEYAVSGKAAAKLKVDCLVVALGKGAKDLPVTLPDATRALINEYVKDGDFSGKKHQTLLLQRPPAMSAKRLLLVGTGVEGELNVQAFLQLAATVARSVGATGATSAALLLDNLAVKGQDAPWLVREGARALADNLYRFDEYRSEKPPASRLRHWTLLSTATPAAAKKALNEGLAIAAGMALAKDLGNRPPNDCYPTYLTGVAKELASQYPALKVKVISEQQAEKMGMGAFCAVARGSERDGQIIVMEYHGAKGDPVALVGKGITFDTGGISLKPGANMDEMKYDMGGAASVFGTVKTVCELGLPIHLVAVIAAAENMPDGRASRPGDIVTTLSKQTVEILNTDAEGRLVLCDALTYVQQKYKPHTVVDIATLTGACVIALGSHAQAVYANDAELAQALLEAGDECGDRGWPMPLWDDYQEQLDSPFADMANIGGPKGGSITAACFLSRYTKEVSWAHLDIAGTAWISGGKQKGATGRPVPMLSRYLINLAGKQA
- the lptG gene encoding LPS export ABC transporter permease LptG, giving the protein MRLLNGYLWRAVLIASLGVIGVLVALDCLFSFIAELEGLRGNYQAAQALQFVFTTIPRRFSDFLPMAILLGTLIGLGVLANSGELTVIRAAGVSVGRVSWMVLRPALVLLLVGMSVGEFVSPYTEQIAQSNRAIAEGGGEALSSRYGYWHREGDEFIHINAVQPNGVLYGVTRYRFRADRTLEEAQFIQRAIYQGGHWFMEGVRGSQLLEDKVVPYTQENGVWETSLTPELLSVVVLDPERLALTKLVEYSRYLKQQGLEASEYQLSFWQKVLQPLATLGMVLIAISFIFGPLREVTMGLRLTAGIVAGLLFYYGQQFFGHLSLVFNTSPVMAAALPPLLCLGLGIWLLRRVR
- a CDS encoding RDD family protein, producing MTSELPAASLIRRLAALGYDALLLIALIFITTGIIVPLYTHSGLPVTDINGVVKPPVWFAQGVLLPLLLLEIWGFYAWFWLHGGQTLGMNTWRIQVRRADGAPLTLKDTVKRFAAGLLSWLLLGTGYLLALVPPQRQTLHDRLSGTVVVTLPKKEKKKKK
- the lptF gene encoding LPS export ABC transporter permease LptF yields the protein MILYRYINRQLFMTTVVVTFVLVMVLVSGRFIKYLAEAAVGDIAADALFMIMAFRMPEFLQMILPLSLYIAVLLVLGRMYVDNEMVVLKACGISEGSLMRAMALPVLVTTAVIALFSLYVTPKGDAEVARLFEEQKGRSVLELLTPGRFHVRGSDDGYRATYAESLNRKDEALEGVFLSEFRLAASEEETTELVTVWAQRGKVTEAYGMSYLELVDGYQYQGRPGDADFRKVHFERALIRIGREQGTVRAPKTRSWDTTELMASPSNEARAELQWRLSLIGIVPVMALAAIPLARVNPRQGRFGKLIPAVLIYMFYMGLLLVMRSAISDAPADEVPPYLSMIWIHVLAMLLVLGLYLVPAWWARRRYTRGMSA